A part of Populus alba chromosome 8, ASM523922v2, whole genome shotgun sequence genomic DNA contains:
- the LOC118057534 gene encoding protein NRT1/ PTR FAMILY 5.2: MENGLDDCTQDGTVDLKGNPVLRSKRGGWRACSFVVVYEVFERMAYYGISSNLVVYLTTKLHEGTVRSSNNVTNWVGTIWMTPILGAYVADAHLGRYWTFLTASVIYLLGMSLLTLSVSLPALRPPPCKDANLDNCRKASTMQLAVFFGALYTLAVGTGGTKPNISTIGADQFDDFHPKEKAHKLSFFNWWMFSIFFGTLFANTVLVYIQDNVGWALGYGLPTLGLLISVAIFLAGTPFYRHRLPTGSPFTRMAKVIVAALRKSKVSVPSDPKELYELDLEEYAKGGKFRIDSTPTLRFLNKAAVKTGRTDPWMLCSVTQVEETKQMLRMIPILIATFVPSTMIAQINTLFVKQGTTLDRQIGSFKIPPASLGGFVTLSMLVCVVIYDRFFVSIARRWTKNPRGITLLQRMGIGLVFHVIIMIAASLIERHRLSVAREHGLVENGGQIPLTIFILLPQFVLMGVADAFLEVAKLEFFYDQAPESMKSLGTSYSTTSLGIGNFLSSFLLSTVSDITKKHGHRGWILNNLNASRLDYYYAFFAILNFLNFIFFLIVNRLYVYKAEVSDSMEVLAEELKGMTLTEPNQVSSHE; the protein is encoded by the exons TGTATGAGGTTTTCGAACGTATGGCATACTATGGGATATCAAGCAATCTTGTAGTGTACTTGACCACGAAGCTCCATGAAGGCACAGTGAGGTCGTCCAATAATGTTACGAACTGGGTTGGCACCATTTGGATGACTCCCATCTTGGGTGCTTATGTTGCCGACGCTCATCTTGGTCGGTACTGGACCTTCCTCACCGCATCTGTTATCTATCTTTTG GGGATGTCTCTGCTAACACTATCAGTTTCCCTTCCTGCTCTAAGACCACCTCCCTGCAAGGATGCCAATTTGGACAACTGTAGAAAGGCCTCCACAATGCAATTAGCAGTGTTCTTTGGCGCCCTCTACACGCTAGCTGTTGGAACTGGCGGCACAAAGCCGAACATCTCGACCATTGGTGCTGACCAGTTTGATGATTTCCACCCTAAGGAGAAGGCTCATAAGCTATCCTTCTTCAATTGGTGGATGTTCAGCATCTTCTTTGGAACACTCTTTGCTAACACTGTACTTGTGTACATACAAGACAATGTGGGTTGGGCATTAGGGTATGGGCTTCCAACACTCGGGCTTTTGATATCGGTGGCTATATTCTTAGCTGGCACACCATTTTATAGGCACAGGCTGCCAACAGGAAGCCCGTTTACAAGGATGGCTAAGGTCATAGTGGCAGCCCTGCGGAAATCGAAGGTTTCAGTCCCTAGCGACCCTAAGGAACTCTATGAGCTCGACTTGGAAGAATATGCTAAGGGGGGGAAGTTCAGGATTGATTCCACACCAACCTTGAG GTTCCTCAATAAAGCTGCTGTGAAAACAGGTCGAACTGACCCATGGATGCTTTGCTCAGTTACTCAAGTAGAGGAGACTAAACAGATGTTGAGAATGATTCCGATACTGATTGCCACATTCGTCCCAAGCACGATGATTGCTCAGATAAATACTCTTTTTGTCAAGCAAGGCACTACTCTTGACAGACAAATTGGCAGCTTCAAAATCCCACCAGCAAGCTTAGGTGGATTTGTGACATTATCAATGCTTGTTTGTGTTGTGATATATGACAGGTTCTTTGTTAGTATTGCTCGTAGATGGACAAAGAATCCCAGAGGGATCACTCTTCTTCAGAGAATGGGAATAGGCCTTGTTTTTCACGTTATAATCATGATAGCTGCATCACTGATTGAAAGGCACAGATTAAGTGTGGCCAGAGAACATGGCTTGGTTGAGAATGGAGGCCAAATTCCTTTGACGATATTCATTTTGCTTCCTCAATTTGTGCTCATGGGAGTGGCTGATGCATTTTTAGAGGTGGCCAAGCTCGAGTTCTTCTATGACCAGGCACCTGAAAGCATGAAAAGTCTTGGCACTTCTTATTCAACAACCAGTCTTGGAATTGGAAACTTCCTTAGTAGTTTCCTTCTTTCCACAGTTTCTGATATCACCAAGAAGCATGGTCACCGAGGGTGGATTTTGAATAACCTAAATGCTTCTCGCCTGGACTATTATTATGCCTTCTTCGCGATACTCAACTTCTTgaacttcattttcttcttgattGTGAATAGGTTGTATGTGTATAAGGCTGAAGTTTCAGATTCAATGGAAGTACTGGCTGAAGAATTGAAAGGGATGACATTGACGGAACCGAACCAAGTTTCTTCACATGAATGA